One window of Bos javanicus breed banteng chromosome 1, ARS-OSU_banteng_1.0, whole genome shotgun sequence genomic DNA carries:
- the NAA50 gene encoding N-alpha-acetyltransferase 50 isoform X1: protein MKGSRIELGDVTPHNIKQLKRLNQVIFPVSYNDKFYKDVLEVGELAKLAYFNDIAVGAVCCRVDHSQNQKRLYIMTLGCLAPYRRLGIGTKMLNHVLNICEKDGTFDNIYLHVQISNESAIDFYRKFGFEIIETKKNYYKRIEPADAHVLQKNLKVPSGQNADVQKTDN from the exons TAGCCGGATCGAGCTGGGAGATGTGACACCACACAATATTAAACAGCTGAAGAGATTAAACCAGGTCATCTTTCCAGTCAGCTACAATGACAAGTTCTACAAGGATGTGTTGGAGGTTGGCGAACTAGCAAAACTTG CCTACTTCAATGATATCGCAGTGGGTGCAGTGTGCTGTAGGGTGGATCATTCCCAGAATCAGAAGCGACTTTACATCATGACACTAGGCTGTCTGGCGCCATACCGAAGGCTAGGAATTG GAACTAAAATGTTAAATCATGTCTTAAACATCTGTGAAAAAGATGGCACTTTTGACAACATCTATCT GCATGTCCAGATCAGCAATGAGTCTGCAATTGACTTCTACAGAAAGTTTGGCTTTGAGATTATTGAGACAAAGAAGAACTACTATAAGAGGATAGAGCCCGCAGATGCTCACGTGTTGCAGAAAAACCTCAAGGTCCCTTCTGGCCAGAACGCAGATGTGCAAAAGACAGACAACTGA
- the NAA50 gene encoding N-alpha-acetyltransferase 50 isoform X2 codes for MKGRIELGDVTPHNIKQLKRLNQVIFPVSYNDKFYKDVLEVGELAKLAYFNDIAVGAVCCRVDHSQNQKRLYIMTLGCLAPYRRLGIGTKMLNHVLNICEKDGTFDNIYLHVQISNESAIDFYRKFGFEIIETKKNYYKRIEPADAHVLQKNLKVPSGQNADVQKTDN; via the exons CCGGATCGAGCTGGGAGATGTGACACCACACAATATTAAACAGCTGAAGAGATTAAACCAGGTCATCTTTCCAGTCAGCTACAATGACAAGTTCTACAAGGATGTGTTGGAGGTTGGCGAACTAGCAAAACTTG CCTACTTCAATGATATCGCAGTGGGTGCAGTGTGCTGTAGGGTGGATCATTCCCAGAATCAGAAGCGACTTTACATCATGACACTAGGCTGTCTGGCGCCATACCGAAGGCTAGGAATTG GAACTAAAATGTTAAATCATGTCTTAAACATCTGTGAAAAAGATGGCACTTTTGACAACATCTATCT GCATGTCCAGATCAGCAATGAGTCTGCAATTGACTTCTACAGAAAGTTTGGCTTTGAGATTATTGAGACAAAGAAGAACTACTATAAGAGGATAGAGCCCGCAGATGCTCACGTGTTGCAGAAAAACCTCAAGGTCCCTTCTGGCCAGAACGCAGATGTGCAAAAGACAGACAACTGA